Part of the Sodalinema gerasimenkoae IPPAS B-353 genome is shown below.
TTTCGGCGGCCCCTAAAGACCCATCATGGCCTGTGGAAACGTCGTCAAGGGATTCTCATCAAACTCAGCGATGGCCAGCAGCGACAAGGCTGGGGAGAAATTGCCCCCCTGCCAGACTTTGGATCAGAATCCCTCGAAGCCGCCCATGAGTTCTGTCAACGCTTCGAGGGCCATCTCGACGACGGGGACATTTTCTCGATTGGCGATCGCTATCCTGCCTGTCAGTTTGCCCTAGAATCAGCCCGAGAAGCCCTCCTGAGATATCCCAACCCGCCCTTACAGCCCAACTTCCCCCATTGTCAGCTTCTCCCCACTGGAGAGGCCGCCCTCAAGCTATTAGAAACCACTCCCCAAGACCATTGGGGGCCCTCCCCTTGCTTCAAATGGAAAATTGCCGTCGAGGGGATTCAGCAAGAACAGGATTGGTTTCAGCAACTGCTATGGCAACTCCCTCCCCACAGCCAGTTACGCCTAGACGCGAATGGGGGGTTAAGCCAAGAGGACGCCCAAACCTGGTTAGCGGCCTGTGAAGGACAACCCATCGACTATCTGGAACAACCCCGGCCGCCAGAAGCATGGCAGGATTTAGAGGCCCTACAACATCAGGGAGTGGTCCCCATCGCCCTGGATGAATCCGTCGCCAACCTCCGAGATTTAGAAACCTGGTTACAACGAGGCTGGTCAGGACTTGTGGTCATCAAAGCCGCCATCATCGGGTCTCCCCAACAACTACGCCAACTCTGCCAGCAGTTTCAGCCGGATCTGGTCTTCTCCTCCGTCTTCGAGACATCCGTAGGCCGCCAAGCCGCCCTCCATCTGGCTAGGGAACTCCAACACCAACCCCGGGCCCTCGGTTTTGGCGTCACCTCTCTTTTTAGAGGCGATCGGCAATAGGCGACGCTGGGGGAGGGCGAACAGCCGTTCGCCCCTACATTTTTCTCTGTGACTCTGTGGTTACCTTATTCCCTTACGGGTTTTGGGTTTTAAGAACCTCTAATAACTTCGACTGATGGAGGCTTTGTTGTTCACCACTCTCCAGCCATTTTAGGTTAATGGTTCCCTCAGCCGCCTCGGCATCTCCTAAGACTAAACAGGCTTTCGCCCCACTGCGAGAGGCCCGTTTGAACTGTTTACCAAAGGCACTTCCGCTTAAGTCTAGTTCCACGGCGAGGTTGGCTTGACGCAATTGTTGCGTGAGGAATAGGGCTTGGGCTTCGGCCTGTTCCCCTCGTGAGACGACATAATAGTCAGGATTGGCGCTGGGGCTGTCTTGAAGCTGTTGTAGTAGGAGAATAAGCCGTTCTAAACCAATGGCCCAACCGACGGCTGGGGTCGCTTTTCCGCCGAGTTGTTCGACTAAGCCGTCGTAGCGTCCGCCACCGCATA
Proteins encoded:
- a CDS encoding o-succinylbenzoate synthase — translated: MYSLSLQPYDYPFRRPLKTHHGLWKRRQGILIKLSDGQQRQGWGEIAPLPDFGSESLEAAHEFCQRFEGHLDDGDIFSIGDRYPACQFALESAREALLRYPNPPLQPNFPHCQLLPTGEAALKLLETTPQDHWGPSPCFKWKIAVEGIQQEQDWFQQLLWQLPPHSQLRLDANGGLSQEDAQTWLAACEGQPIDYLEQPRPPEAWQDLEALQHQGVVPIALDESVANLRDLETWLQRGWSGLVVIKAAIIGSPQQLRQLCQQFQPDLVFSSVFETSVGRQAALHLARELQHQPRALGFGVTSLFRGDRQ